In Lineus longissimus chromosome 9, tnLinLong1.2, whole genome shotgun sequence, one genomic interval encodes:
- the LOC135493160 gene encoding UDP-N-acetylglucosamine--peptide N-acetylglucosaminyltransferase 110 kDa subunit-like isoform X5: MNSAVCNSACYLKAIETQPNFAVAWSNLGCVFNSQGEIWLAIHHFEKAVALDPNFLDAYINLGNVLKEARIFDRAVAAYLRALNLSPNHAVVHGNLACVYYEQGLIDLAVDTYRRAIELQPNFPDAYCNLANALKEKGKVAEAEECYDTALVLCPTHSDSLNNLANIKREQGFTEEAVRLYLKALDVYPEFAVAHSNLASVLQQQGKLNEALMHYKEAIRISPTFADAYSNMGNTLKEMQDIQGALQCYTRAIQINPAFADAHSNLASIHKDSGNLPDAIASYRTALKLKPDFPDAYCNLAHCLQIVCDWTDYEKRMKRLVVIVQDQLDKNRLPSVHPHHSMLYPLTHKQRKFIAARHANLCLEKISVLHKPPYQHPMSTKESEGRLRIGYVSSDFGNHPTSHLMQSIPGFHNQDNVEVFCYALSADDNTTFRTKIKGEAEHFVDLSQVPCNGKAADRIHGDGIHILINMNGYTKGARNELFALKPAPVQVMWLGYPGTSGASFMDYIVTDQNTSPVELADQYSEKLGYMPNTFFVGDHMQMFPHMLERLFIDTKDAQGNDLRIILNATDMKSILEISTVVREIHQTALHGQTTDKNGQPAQVSTTVIDLPGSDVLMEMVVASHTQIQMAASTITIGNMVFQNGLTTNQDFFGNTVYVTNNKAATGEEIPRNVMVSSRAQYGLPEDGVIYCNFNQLYKIDPATLDMWATILKRVPNSYLWLLKFPAVGEQNVLQTATNLGVPAHQIIFSPVAPKEEHVRRGQLADVCLDTPLCNGHTTGMDVLWAGTPMVTLPAVSFEGVLRFSAETLASRVATSQLHTLGCPELIASCRAEYEAIAIKLGTDSEYLKGMKAKVWEARTSSPLFNSKQYARDLEGLYRAMWNRQEQGLKADHLTDYYKK, from the exons ATGAATTCTGCGGTTTGTAATTCA GCGTGTTACCTGAAAGCCATCGAAACCCAGCCAAACTTCGCCGTCGCTTGGAGCAACCTCGGGTGTGTGTTCAACAGCCAGGGAGAGATATGGTTGGCCATTCATCACTTCGAGAAG GCTGTTGCACTGGACCCAAACTTCTTGGATGCCTATATCAACCTCGGAAACGTGCTGAAGGAAGCCAGGATATTTGACCGAGCCGTTGCCGCTTACTTGCGAGCCCTCAACCTCAGCCCCAATCATGCTGTCGTCCATGGAAATCTTGCCTGTGTCTACTATGAACAAGGTTTGATCGACTTGGCAGTGGACACGTACAGGCGAGCGATCGAACTTCAGCCAAACTTCCCGGACGCTTATTGTAACTTAGCAAATGCCCTGAAGGAGAAAGGAAAG GTCGCGGAAGCAGAGGAATGCTACGACACTGCCCTAGTGCTTTGTCCGACCCACAGTGACTCATTGAACAATTTGGCCAATATCAAGCGGGAACAGGGATTTACAGAGGAGGCAGTCCGGCTATACCTCAAAGCTCTCGACGTCTACCCCGAGTTTGCTGTGGCGCATTCAAACTTAGCCAGCGTGCTGCAGCAGCAAGGCAAACTTAACGAAGCCCTGATGCATTATAAAGAGGCGATAAGAATCTCGCCGACGTTTGCGGACGCTTATTCCAACATGGGCAACACATTGAAGGAGATGCAAGACATCCAAGGTGCCTTACAGTGCTACACGCGAGCTATCCAGATCAACCCAGCTTTTGCCGATGCTCATAGTAATTTGGCATCGATACATAAAGACTCTGGGAACCTGCCCGATGCGATTGCGTCCTACAGAACGGCTTTGAAACTGAAGCCGGACTTCCCTGATGCTTATTGTAACTTGGCACATTGCCTACAG ATTGTTTGTGACTGGACAGACTACGAGAAGCGAATGAAGCGATTGGTTGTGATCGTGCAAGATCAGTTGGACAAGAATCGTCTGCCGTCGGTTCATCCCCATCACAGCATGCTCTACCCACTCACACATAAACAGAGAAAATTCATCGCTGCCAGACATGCAAACTTGTGTCTAGAAAAG ATCAGTGTACTACACAAGCCTCCGTATCAACACCCTATGAGCACTAAGGAGAGCGAAGGACGGCTACGTATCGGATATGTTAGTTCAGACTTTGGTAATCACCCGACGTCGCATCTCATGCAGAGCATCCCTGGTTTCCACAACCAAGATAATGTCGAG GTGTTCTGCTATGCACTGAGCGCCGACGACAACACAACGTTCAGAACAAAGATAAAAGGCGAGGCGGAACACTTTGTCGATCTCTCGCAGGTGCCATGTAACGGAAAAGCTGCTGATCGTATCCATGGCGATGGTATACACATCTTGATCAACATGAATGGCTATACGAAAGGTGCTAGGAATGAACTATTTGCGCTGAAACCGGCTCCAGTACAG GTCATGTGGTTGGGCTACCCAGGCACTAGTGGCGCCTCCTTCATGGACTACATTGTCACCGACCAAAACACATCACCTGTCGAACTAGCTGACCAGTACTCTGAGAAACTAGGATACATGCCAAACACATTCTTCGTCGGCGACCACATGCAGATGTTCCCGCACATGTTGGAGCGGCTGTTCATTGATACGAAAGACGCTCAAGGAAACGATTTGAGGATTATTTTGAATGCGACAGATATGAAGAGCATTTTGGAGATATCGACTGTAGTGAGA GAAATTCACCAGACCGCCCTCCATGGTCAGACAACAGACAAGAACGGACAGCCGGCACAAGTCTCGACGACGGTGATTGATCTGCCGGGGTCGGATGTGCTGATGGAAATGGTTGTCGCCTCGCATACACAGATCCAGATGGCCGCGTCGACGATCACGATCGGCAACATGGTGTTTCAGAATGGTCTTACAACCAACCAG GATTTCTTCGGCAATACCGTATACGTG ACCAACAACAAAGCCGCCACTGGTGAAGAGATCCCCAGGAACGTAATGGTGAGCTCTCGTGCACAATACGGCCTCCCAGAGGACGGCGTCATCTATTGCAACTTCAACCAGCTGTACAAGATCGACCCAGCAACGTTAGACATGTGGGCGACCATCTTGAAACGCGTACCAAACAGTTACTTGTGGCTCCTGAAATTCCCCGCAGTCGGCGAACAAAACGTGTTGCAAACTGCGACAAACCTTGGCGTCCCTGCGCACCAGATTATTTTCTCGCCCGTCGCACCCAAGGAAGAGCATGTGCGTCGTGGACAGTTGGCTGACGTCTGCCTGGATACGCCATTATGTAACGGTCACACTACGGGAATGGATGTCTTGTGGGCGGGCACACCTATGGTCACATTACCAG CAGTCTCCTTTGAAGGGGTTCTGCGTTTTTCAGCCGAGACCCTTGCATCCCGCGTCGCCACGTCACAACTGCACACGTTAGGATGCCCGGAGTTGATCGCTTCGTGCCGAGCCGAGTATGAGGCCATCGCAATCAAGTTGGGAACAGACAGTGAATA TCTGAAGGGCATGAAGGCTAAGGTCTGGGAAGCCCGCACGTCAAGCCCTCTCTTCAACAGCAAGCAATACGCTCGCGACTTGGAAGGATTATACCGGGCGATGTGGAACAGACAAGAACAGGGATTGAAAGCAGACCATCTCACAGATTACTACAAAAAGTAA
- the LOC135493160 gene encoding UDP-N-acetylglucosamine--peptide N-acetylglucosaminyltransferase 110 kDa subunit-like isoform X1, translating into MAHIVDTTGLAELAHREYQAADYDSAEQHCMQLWRQEPDNTGVLLLLSSIHFQCRRLDRSAYFSQLAIKQNPMLAEAYSNLGNVYKERGQLQEALENYRHAVRLKPDFIDGYINLAAALVAAGDMEQAVQAYVTALQYNTDLYCVRSDLGNLLKALGRLDEAKACYLKAIETQPNFAVAWSNLGCVFNSQGEIWLAIHHFEKAVALDPNFLDAYINLGNVLKEARIFDRAVAAYLRALNLSPNHAVVHGNLACVYYEQGLIDLAVDTYRRAIELQPNFPDAYCNLANALKEKGKVAEAEECYDTALVLCPTHSDSLNNLANIKREQGFTEEAVRLYLKALDVYPEFAVAHSNLASVLQQQGKLNEALMHYKEAIRISPTFADAYSNMGNTLKEMQDIQGALQCYTRAIQINPAFADAHSNLASIHKDSGNLPDAIASYRTALKLKPDFPDAYCNLAHCLQIVCDWTDYEKRMKRLVVIVQDQLDKNRLPSVHPHHSMLYPLTHKQRKFIAARHANLCLEKISVLHKPPYQHPMSTKESEGRLRIGYVSSDFGNHPTSHLMQSIPGFHNQDNVEVFCYALSADDNTTFRTKIKGEAEHFVDLSQVPCNGKAADRIHGDGIHILINMNGYTKGARNELFALKPAPVQVMWLGYPGTSGASFMDYIVTDQNTSPVELADQYSEKLGYMPNTFFVGDHMQMFPHMLERLFIDTKDAQGNDLRIILNATDMKSILEISTVVREIHQTALHGQTTDKNGQPAQVSTTVIDLPGSDVLMEMVVASHTQIQMAASTITIGNMVFQNGLTTNQDFFGNTVYVTNNKAATGEEIPRNVMVSSRAQYGLPEDGVIYCNFNQLYKIDPATLDMWATILKRVPNSYLWLLKFPAVGEQNVLQTATNLGVPAHQIIFSPVAPKEEHVRRGQLADVCLDTPLCNGHTTGMDVLWAGTPMVTLPAVSFEGVLRFSAETLASRVATSQLHTLGCPELIASCRAEYEAIAIKLGTDSEYLKGMKAKVWEARTSSPLFNSKQYARDLEGLYRAMWNRQEQGLKADHLTDYYKK; encoded by the exons ATGGCTCATATTGTAGATACAACGG GCCTTGCAGAACTTGCCCATCGAGAATACCAAGCAGCAGACTACGACAGTGCAGAACAACACTGCATGCAGCTATGGCGACAAGAACCAGATAACACTGGCGTACTGTTGTTGCTCAGCTCGATCCATTTCCAGTGCAGAAGGCTGGACCG ATCAGCGTACTTCAGTCAACTTGCAATTAAACAGAATCCAATGTTAGCTGAAGCCTACTCAAATCTTGGGAATGTTTATAAGGAAAGAGGACAACTGCAGGAAGCATTGGAAAACTACAGACATGCTGTGCGTCTCAAGCCAGATTTCATCGATGGATACATCAATTTGGCAGCTGCGTTGGTGGCAGCTGGTGACATGGAACAGGCCGTTCAGGCCTATGTGACTGCTCTACAATATAATACA GACCTGTACTGTGTGCGGAGTGACCTTGGGAACCTCCTGAAGGCTCTTGGAAGATTGGACGAAGCTAAG GCGTGTTACCTGAAAGCCATCGAAACCCAGCCAAACTTCGCCGTCGCTTGGAGCAACCTCGGGTGTGTGTTCAACAGCCAGGGAGAGATATGGTTGGCCATTCATCACTTCGAGAAG GCTGTTGCACTGGACCCAAACTTCTTGGATGCCTATATCAACCTCGGAAACGTGCTGAAGGAAGCCAGGATATTTGACCGAGCCGTTGCCGCTTACTTGCGAGCCCTCAACCTCAGCCCCAATCATGCTGTCGTCCATGGAAATCTTGCCTGTGTCTACTATGAACAAGGTTTGATCGACTTGGCAGTGGACACGTACAGGCGAGCGATCGAACTTCAGCCAAACTTCCCGGACGCTTATTGTAACTTAGCAAATGCCCTGAAGGAGAAAGGAAAG GTCGCGGAAGCAGAGGAATGCTACGACACTGCCCTAGTGCTTTGTCCGACCCACAGTGACTCATTGAACAATTTGGCCAATATCAAGCGGGAACAGGGATTTACAGAGGAGGCAGTCCGGCTATACCTCAAAGCTCTCGACGTCTACCCCGAGTTTGCTGTGGCGCATTCAAACTTAGCCAGCGTGCTGCAGCAGCAAGGCAAACTTAACGAAGCCCTGATGCATTATAAAGAGGCGATAAGAATCTCGCCGACGTTTGCGGACGCTTATTCCAACATGGGCAACACATTGAAGGAGATGCAAGACATCCAAGGTGCCTTACAGTGCTACACGCGAGCTATCCAGATCAACCCAGCTTTTGCCGATGCTCATAGTAATTTGGCATCGATACATAAAGACTCTGGGAACCTGCCCGATGCGATTGCGTCCTACAGAACGGCTTTGAAACTGAAGCCGGACTTCCCTGATGCTTATTGTAACTTGGCACATTGCCTACAG ATTGTTTGTGACTGGACAGACTACGAGAAGCGAATGAAGCGATTGGTTGTGATCGTGCAAGATCAGTTGGACAAGAATCGTCTGCCGTCGGTTCATCCCCATCACAGCATGCTCTACCCACTCACACATAAACAGAGAAAATTCATCGCTGCCAGACATGCAAACTTGTGTCTAGAAAAG ATCAGTGTACTACACAAGCCTCCGTATCAACACCCTATGAGCACTAAGGAGAGCGAAGGACGGCTACGTATCGGATATGTTAGTTCAGACTTTGGTAATCACCCGACGTCGCATCTCATGCAGAGCATCCCTGGTTTCCACAACCAAGATAATGTCGAG GTGTTCTGCTATGCACTGAGCGCCGACGACAACACAACGTTCAGAACAAAGATAAAAGGCGAGGCGGAACACTTTGTCGATCTCTCGCAGGTGCCATGTAACGGAAAAGCTGCTGATCGTATCCATGGCGATGGTATACACATCTTGATCAACATGAATGGCTATACGAAAGGTGCTAGGAATGAACTATTTGCGCTGAAACCGGCTCCAGTACAG GTCATGTGGTTGGGCTACCCAGGCACTAGTGGCGCCTCCTTCATGGACTACATTGTCACCGACCAAAACACATCACCTGTCGAACTAGCTGACCAGTACTCTGAGAAACTAGGATACATGCCAAACACATTCTTCGTCGGCGACCACATGCAGATGTTCCCGCACATGTTGGAGCGGCTGTTCATTGATACGAAAGACGCTCAAGGAAACGATTTGAGGATTATTTTGAATGCGACAGATATGAAGAGCATTTTGGAGATATCGACTGTAGTGAGA GAAATTCACCAGACCGCCCTCCATGGTCAGACAACAGACAAGAACGGACAGCCGGCACAAGTCTCGACGACGGTGATTGATCTGCCGGGGTCGGATGTGCTGATGGAAATGGTTGTCGCCTCGCATACACAGATCCAGATGGCCGCGTCGACGATCACGATCGGCAACATGGTGTTTCAGAATGGTCTTACAACCAACCAG GATTTCTTCGGCAATACCGTATACGTG ACCAACAACAAAGCCGCCACTGGTGAAGAGATCCCCAGGAACGTAATGGTGAGCTCTCGTGCACAATACGGCCTCCCAGAGGACGGCGTCATCTATTGCAACTTCAACCAGCTGTACAAGATCGACCCAGCAACGTTAGACATGTGGGCGACCATCTTGAAACGCGTACCAAACAGTTACTTGTGGCTCCTGAAATTCCCCGCAGTCGGCGAACAAAACGTGTTGCAAACTGCGACAAACCTTGGCGTCCCTGCGCACCAGATTATTTTCTCGCCCGTCGCACCCAAGGAAGAGCATGTGCGTCGTGGACAGTTGGCTGACGTCTGCCTGGATACGCCATTATGTAACGGTCACACTACGGGAATGGATGTCTTGTGGGCGGGCACACCTATGGTCACATTACCAG CAGTCTCCTTTGAAGGGGTTCTGCGTTTTTCAGCCGAGACCCTTGCATCCCGCGTCGCCACGTCACAACTGCACACGTTAGGATGCCCGGAGTTGATCGCTTCGTGCCGAGCCGAGTATGAGGCCATCGCAATCAAGTTGGGAACAGACAGTGAATA TCTGAAGGGCATGAAGGCTAAGGTCTGGGAAGCCCGCACGTCAAGCCCTCTCTTCAACAGCAAGCAATACGCTCGCGACTTGGAAGGATTATACCGGGCGATGTGGAACAGACAAGAACAGGGATTGAAAGCAGACCATCTCACAGATTACTACAAAAAGTAA